Proteins encoded in a region of the Syngnathus typhle isolate RoL2023-S1 ecotype Sweden linkage group LG20, RoL_Styp_1.0, whole genome shotgun sequence genome:
- the kat2b gene encoding histone acetyltransferase KAT2B isoform X2 has protein sequence MADNAGIQQGSPAIGAAGSTPAAPGPGGAEGSGAAGGSARISVKKAQLGTSPRHKKLEKLGIYSSCKAEGACKCNGWKSQNPPVTPPRNEQHPAAGNLHQPCRSCSHALGDHVSHLEHVPEDEINRLLGLVLDVEYLYTCVHKEEDADTKQVYFSLFKLLRKCILQMGKPMLEAQETPPFERPSIEQGVNNFVQYKFSHLPSKEHQTIVELAKMFLKQINCWQLETPSQRRQRLSNDDAAGYKANYTRWLCYSNVPRFCDSLPRHETTQIFGRTLLRSVFTVMRKQLLEQARQEKDKLPPEKRTLILTHFPKFLSMLEEEVYSHSSPIWNQDFSSGAPGAQIAVHTVVSAPPVARPVYYSISPTSCVDLSSGAISPARKTQTVLEPSPVGEKRKLSEPLPQEENKRPRVVGDIPMELINEVMATIADPTVPEQTGLLSAHSARDEAARLEERRGVIEFHVIGNSLHQKPNKRILMWLVGLQNVFSHQLPRMPKEYITRLVFDPKHKTLSLIKDGRVIGGICFRMFPSQGFTEIVFCAVSSNEQVKGYGTHLMNHLKEYHIKHRILNFLTYADEYAIGYFKKQGFSKDIKVPKAKYVGYIKDYEGATLMGCELNPSIPYTEFSVIIKKQKEIIRKLIERKQVQIRKVYPGLSCFKDGVRQIPIESIPGIRETGWKPPARGKDVKDAEQLYGQLKNILQHVKSHQNAWPFMEPVKKTEAPGYYQVIRFPMDLKTMSERLKSRYYTTRKLFMADMQRVFTNCREYNPPESEYYKCANLLEKFFYNKIKEAGLIDKYSGTHSHFDLRNNSTCNPREQCRLDCLLDLFISTGLDERDPGSLQFCWIQMSEISLFDCGCISIQMCYLCKKLNH, from the exons ATGGCCGACAACGCAGGGATTCAGCAGGGCTCGCCGGCCATCGGCGCCGCGGGCTCGACTCCCGCCGCTCCGGGCCCGGGGGGCGCCGAGGGCTCTGGGGCCGCCGGAGGCTCCGCGCGGATCAGCGTCAAGAAGGCGCAGCTCGGCACGTCGCCTCGCcacaagaagcttgagaagCTCGGAATCTATTCGTCCTGCAAG GCAGAGGGCGCGTGCAAGTGCAATGGCTGGAAGAGTCAGAACCCGCCAGTCACGCCGCCGCGCAACGAGCAGCATCCCGCCGCCGGCAACCTGCACCAGCCCTGCCGCAGCTGTTCGCACGCTTTGG gGGATCACGTGAGCCACCTAGAGCATGTCCCTGAGGACGAGATAAATCGTCTGCTGGGTTTGGTGCTGGACGTGGAGTACTTGTACACATGCGTGCACAAGGAGGAGGACGCTGACACCAAGCAGGTCTACTTCTCCCTCTTCAAA CTCCTGAGGAAATGCATTCTCCAAATGGGCAAGCCCATGCTTGAAGCGCAGGAGACTCCGCCTTTCGAGAGACCCAGCATCGAGCAG GGCGTCAACAATTTTGTCCAGTACAAATTCAGCCACCTGCCGTCCAAAGAGCATCAGACCATTGTGGAGCTGGCCAAGATGTTCCTCAAGCAGATCAACTGCTGGCAGCTGGAGACGCCGTCGCAGAGGCGCCAGAGACTCTCCAACGACGATGCGGCCGGATACAAGGCCAATTACACCAG GTGGCTGTGCTACAGCAACGTGCCTCGCTTCTGCGACAGCCTGCCGCGCCACGAGACCACACAGATCTTCGGCCGCACGCTGCTGCGTTCCGTCTTCACCGTCATGCGCAAGCAGCTGCTGGAGCAGGCCAGGCAGGAGAAGGACAAGCTGCCACCTGAGAAGAGGACGCTCATCCTCACGCACTTTCCCAA GTTCCTGTCCATGCTGGAGGAGGAAGTCTACAGCCACAGCTCTCCCATCTGGAACCAAGACTTTTCATCAGGGGCCCCAGGGGCTCAAATTGCCGTCCATACCG TAGTCAGTGCGCCCCCGGTGGCCAGGCCCGTGTACTACAGCATCAGCCCCACGTCGTGCGTGGACCTTTCGAGCGGCGCCATTAGTCCTGCCAGGAAAACACAGACAGTTCTGGAGCCAAGTCCCG TTGGTGAGAAGCGCAAGCTCTCGGAACCCCTCCCCCAAGAGGAGAACAAGAGGCCCAGAGTGGTGGGAGACATTcccatggagctcatcaacgagGTGATGGCTACCATCGCGGACCCCACCGTCCCAGAG CAGACGGGCCTGCTGTCGGCCCACTCAGCGCGCGACGAAGCGGCCCGCCTGGAGGAGCGGCGAGGCGTGATCGAGTTCCACGTCATCGGCAACTCGCTGCACCAGAAGCCCAACAAGAGGATTCTCATGTGGCTGGTGGGCCTGCAGAACGTCTTCTCGCACCAGCTGCCACGCATGCCCAAGGAGTACATCACGCGCCTCGTCTTTGACCC GAAGCACAAGACGCTGTCGCTGATCAAGGACGGCCGCGTGATCGGCGGAATCTGCTTTCGGATGTTTCCATCCCAAGGCTTCACCGAAATTGTTTTCTGCGCCGTCAGCTCCAACGAGCAGGTCAAG GGGTACGGCACCCACCTgatgaaccacctgaaggagtaTCACATCAAGCACCGCATCCTCAACTTCCTCACCTACGCCGACGAATACGCCATCGGATACTTCAAGAAGCAG gGCTTCTCTAAGGACATAAAGGTGCCTAAGGCCAAGTACGTGGGCTACATCAAGGACTACGAGGGAGCCACGCTCATGGGCTGCGAGCTCAACCCCAGCATTCCCTACACTGAGTTCTCCGTCATCATCAAGAAGCAAAAAGAG ATCATCAGGAAGCTGATCGAGAGGAAGCAGGTCCAGATCCGCAAGGTCTACCCGGGCCTTTCCTGCTTCAAGGACGGCGTCAGGCAAATTCCCATCGAGAGCATCCCCGGCATCC GTGAAACTGGTTGGAAGCCACCGGCCAGAGG GAAGGACGTGAAGGACGCCGAGCAGCTGTACGGCCAGCTCAAGAACATCCTGCAGCACGTCAAG AGTCACCAGAATGCTTGGCCCTTCATGGAGCCGGTCAAGAAGACGGAGGCGCCGGGCTACTACCAAGTCATCCGTTTCCCTATGG ACCTGAAGACCATGAGTGAGCGGCTCAAGAGTCGCTACTACACCACGCGCAAGCTCTTCATGGCTGACATGCAGCGCGTCTTCACCAACTGCCGCGAGTACAACCCACCCGAGAGCGAGTACTACAAGTGCGCCAACCTCCTAGAGAAGTTCTTCTACAACAAGATCAAGGAGGCTGGCCTCATCGACAA GTATTCAGGAACACACAGCCATTTTGATCTGAGGAACAATTCCACATGCAACCCTCGTGAGCAGTGTCGGCTGgattgtcttttggatttatttatctccactgGCTTGGATGAGAGAGATCCTGGATCACTGCAATTCTGTTGGATCCAAATGTCTGAAATCTCTTTGTTTGATTGTGGATGTATTTCAATACAGATGTGCTATCTGTGCAAAAAGTTGAATCATTGA
- the kat2b gene encoding histone acetyltransferase KAT2B isoform X3 — MADNAGIQQGSPAIGAAGSTPAAPGPGGAEGSGAAGGSARISVKKAQLGTSPRHKKLEKLGIYSSCKAEGACKCNGWKSQNPPVTPPRNEQHPAAGNLHQPCRSCSHALGDHVSHLEHVPEDEINRLLGLVLDVEYLYTCVHKEEDADTKQVYFSLFKLLRKCILQMGKPMLEAQETPPFERPSIEQGVNNFVQYKFSHLPSKEHQTIVELAKMFLKQINCWQLETPSQRRQRLSNDDAAGYKANYTRWLCYSNVPRFCDSLPRHETTQIFGRTLLRSVFTVMRKQLLEQARQEKDKLPPEKRTLILTHFPKFLSMLEEEVYSHSSPIWNQDFSSGAPGAQIAVHTVVSAPPVARPVYYSISPTSCVDLSSGAISPARKTQTVLEPSPAVGEKRKLSEPLPQEENKRPRVVGDIPMELINEVMATIADPTVPETGLLSAHSARDEAARLEERRGVIEFHVIGNSLHQKPNKRILMWLVGLQNVFSHQLPRMPKEYITRLVFDPKHKTLSLIKDGRVIGGICFRMFPSQGFTEIVFCAVSSNEQVKGYGTHLMNHLKEYHIKHRILNFLTYADEYAIGYFKKQGFSKDIKVPKAKYVGYIKDYEGATLMGCELNPSIPYTEFSVIIKKQKEIIRKLIERKQVQIRKVYPGLSCFKDGVRQIPIESIPGIRETGWKPPARGKDVKDAEQLYGQLKNILQHVKSHQNAWPFMEPVKKTEAPGYYQVIRFPMDLKTMSERLKSRYYTTRKLFMADMQRVFTNCREYNPPESEYYKCANLLEKFFYNKIKEAGLIDKYSGTHSHFDLRNNSTCNPREQCRLDCLLDLFISTGLDERDPGSLQFCWIQMSEISLFDCGCISIQMCYLCKKLNH, encoded by the exons ATGGCCGACAACGCAGGGATTCAGCAGGGCTCGCCGGCCATCGGCGCCGCGGGCTCGACTCCCGCCGCTCCGGGCCCGGGGGGCGCCGAGGGCTCTGGGGCCGCCGGAGGCTCCGCGCGGATCAGCGTCAAGAAGGCGCAGCTCGGCACGTCGCCTCGCcacaagaagcttgagaagCTCGGAATCTATTCGTCCTGCAAG GCAGAGGGCGCGTGCAAGTGCAATGGCTGGAAGAGTCAGAACCCGCCAGTCACGCCGCCGCGCAACGAGCAGCATCCCGCCGCCGGCAACCTGCACCAGCCCTGCCGCAGCTGTTCGCACGCTTTGG gGGATCACGTGAGCCACCTAGAGCATGTCCCTGAGGACGAGATAAATCGTCTGCTGGGTTTGGTGCTGGACGTGGAGTACTTGTACACATGCGTGCACAAGGAGGAGGACGCTGACACCAAGCAGGTCTACTTCTCCCTCTTCAAA CTCCTGAGGAAATGCATTCTCCAAATGGGCAAGCCCATGCTTGAAGCGCAGGAGACTCCGCCTTTCGAGAGACCCAGCATCGAGCAG GGCGTCAACAATTTTGTCCAGTACAAATTCAGCCACCTGCCGTCCAAAGAGCATCAGACCATTGTGGAGCTGGCCAAGATGTTCCTCAAGCAGATCAACTGCTGGCAGCTGGAGACGCCGTCGCAGAGGCGCCAGAGACTCTCCAACGACGATGCGGCCGGATACAAGGCCAATTACACCAG GTGGCTGTGCTACAGCAACGTGCCTCGCTTCTGCGACAGCCTGCCGCGCCACGAGACCACACAGATCTTCGGCCGCACGCTGCTGCGTTCCGTCTTCACCGTCATGCGCAAGCAGCTGCTGGAGCAGGCCAGGCAGGAGAAGGACAAGCTGCCACCTGAGAAGAGGACGCTCATCCTCACGCACTTTCCCAA GTTCCTGTCCATGCTGGAGGAGGAAGTCTACAGCCACAGCTCTCCCATCTGGAACCAAGACTTTTCATCAGGGGCCCCAGGGGCTCAAATTGCCGTCCATACCG TAGTCAGTGCGCCCCCGGTGGCCAGGCCCGTGTACTACAGCATCAGCCCCACGTCGTGCGTGGACCTTTCGAGCGGCGCCATTAGTCCTGCCAGGAAAACACAGACAGTTCTGGAGCCAAGTCCCG CAGTTGGTGAGAAGCGCAAGCTCTCGGAACCCCTCCCCCAAGAGGAGAACAAGAGGCCCAGAGTGGTGGGAGACATTcccatggagctcatcaacgagGTGATGGCTACCATCGCGGACCCCACCGTCCCAGAG ACGGGCCTGCTGTCGGCCCACTCAGCGCGCGACGAAGCGGCCCGCCTGGAGGAGCGGCGAGGCGTGATCGAGTTCCACGTCATCGGCAACTCGCTGCACCAGAAGCCCAACAAGAGGATTCTCATGTGGCTGGTGGGCCTGCAGAACGTCTTCTCGCACCAGCTGCCACGCATGCCCAAGGAGTACATCACGCGCCTCGTCTTTGACCC GAAGCACAAGACGCTGTCGCTGATCAAGGACGGCCGCGTGATCGGCGGAATCTGCTTTCGGATGTTTCCATCCCAAGGCTTCACCGAAATTGTTTTCTGCGCCGTCAGCTCCAACGAGCAGGTCAAG GGGTACGGCACCCACCTgatgaaccacctgaaggagtaTCACATCAAGCACCGCATCCTCAACTTCCTCACCTACGCCGACGAATACGCCATCGGATACTTCAAGAAGCAG gGCTTCTCTAAGGACATAAAGGTGCCTAAGGCCAAGTACGTGGGCTACATCAAGGACTACGAGGGAGCCACGCTCATGGGCTGCGAGCTCAACCCCAGCATTCCCTACACTGAGTTCTCCGTCATCATCAAGAAGCAAAAAGAG ATCATCAGGAAGCTGATCGAGAGGAAGCAGGTCCAGATCCGCAAGGTCTACCCGGGCCTTTCCTGCTTCAAGGACGGCGTCAGGCAAATTCCCATCGAGAGCATCCCCGGCATCC GTGAAACTGGTTGGAAGCCACCGGCCAGAGG GAAGGACGTGAAGGACGCCGAGCAGCTGTACGGCCAGCTCAAGAACATCCTGCAGCACGTCAAG AGTCACCAGAATGCTTGGCCCTTCATGGAGCCGGTCAAGAAGACGGAGGCGCCGGGCTACTACCAAGTCATCCGTTTCCCTATGG ACCTGAAGACCATGAGTGAGCGGCTCAAGAGTCGCTACTACACCACGCGCAAGCTCTTCATGGCTGACATGCAGCGCGTCTTCACCAACTGCCGCGAGTACAACCCACCCGAGAGCGAGTACTACAAGTGCGCCAACCTCCTAGAGAAGTTCTTCTACAACAAGATCAAGGAGGCTGGCCTCATCGACAA GTATTCAGGAACACACAGCCATTTTGATCTGAGGAACAATTCCACATGCAACCCTCGTGAGCAGTGTCGGCTGgattgtcttttggatttatttatctccactgGCTTGGATGAGAGAGATCCTGGATCACTGCAATTCTGTTGGATCCAAATGTCTGAAATCTCTTTGTTTGATTGTGGATGTATTTCAATACAGATGTGCTATCTGTGCAAAAAGTTGAATCATTGA
- the kat2b gene encoding histone acetyltransferase KAT2B isoform X1, which translates to MADNAGIQQGSPAIGAAGSTPAAPGPGGAEGSGAAGGSARISVKKAQLGTSPRHKKLEKLGIYSSCKAEGACKCNGWKSQNPPVTPPRNEQHPAAGNLHQPCRSCSHALGDHVSHLEHVPEDEINRLLGLVLDVEYLYTCVHKEEDADTKQVYFSLFKLLRKCILQMGKPMLEAQETPPFERPSIEQGVNNFVQYKFSHLPSKEHQTIVELAKMFLKQINCWQLETPSQRRQRLSNDDAAGYKANYTRWLCYSNVPRFCDSLPRHETTQIFGRTLLRSVFTVMRKQLLEQARQEKDKLPPEKRTLILTHFPKFLSMLEEEVYSHSSPIWNQDFSSGAPGAQIAVHTVVSAPPVARPVYYSISPTSCVDLSSGAISPARKTQTVLEPSPAVGEKRKLSEPLPQEENKRPRVVGDIPMELINEVMATIADPTVPEQTGLLSAHSARDEAARLEERRGVIEFHVIGNSLHQKPNKRILMWLVGLQNVFSHQLPRMPKEYITRLVFDPKHKTLSLIKDGRVIGGICFRMFPSQGFTEIVFCAVSSNEQVKGYGTHLMNHLKEYHIKHRILNFLTYADEYAIGYFKKQGFSKDIKVPKAKYVGYIKDYEGATLMGCELNPSIPYTEFSVIIKKQKEIIRKLIERKQVQIRKVYPGLSCFKDGVRQIPIESIPGIRETGWKPPARGKDVKDAEQLYGQLKNILQHVKSHQNAWPFMEPVKKTEAPGYYQVIRFPMDLKTMSERLKSRYYTTRKLFMADMQRVFTNCREYNPPESEYYKCANLLEKFFYNKIKEAGLIDKYSGTHSHFDLRNNSTCNPREQCRLDCLLDLFISTGLDERDPGSLQFCWIQMSEISLFDCGCISIQMCYLCKKLNH; encoded by the exons ATGGCCGACAACGCAGGGATTCAGCAGGGCTCGCCGGCCATCGGCGCCGCGGGCTCGACTCCCGCCGCTCCGGGCCCGGGGGGCGCCGAGGGCTCTGGGGCCGCCGGAGGCTCCGCGCGGATCAGCGTCAAGAAGGCGCAGCTCGGCACGTCGCCTCGCcacaagaagcttgagaagCTCGGAATCTATTCGTCCTGCAAG GCAGAGGGCGCGTGCAAGTGCAATGGCTGGAAGAGTCAGAACCCGCCAGTCACGCCGCCGCGCAACGAGCAGCATCCCGCCGCCGGCAACCTGCACCAGCCCTGCCGCAGCTGTTCGCACGCTTTGG gGGATCACGTGAGCCACCTAGAGCATGTCCCTGAGGACGAGATAAATCGTCTGCTGGGTTTGGTGCTGGACGTGGAGTACTTGTACACATGCGTGCACAAGGAGGAGGACGCTGACACCAAGCAGGTCTACTTCTCCCTCTTCAAA CTCCTGAGGAAATGCATTCTCCAAATGGGCAAGCCCATGCTTGAAGCGCAGGAGACTCCGCCTTTCGAGAGACCCAGCATCGAGCAG GGCGTCAACAATTTTGTCCAGTACAAATTCAGCCACCTGCCGTCCAAAGAGCATCAGACCATTGTGGAGCTGGCCAAGATGTTCCTCAAGCAGATCAACTGCTGGCAGCTGGAGACGCCGTCGCAGAGGCGCCAGAGACTCTCCAACGACGATGCGGCCGGATACAAGGCCAATTACACCAG GTGGCTGTGCTACAGCAACGTGCCTCGCTTCTGCGACAGCCTGCCGCGCCACGAGACCACACAGATCTTCGGCCGCACGCTGCTGCGTTCCGTCTTCACCGTCATGCGCAAGCAGCTGCTGGAGCAGGCCAGGCAGGAGAAGGACAAGCTGCCACCTGAGAAGAGGACGCTCATCCTCACGCACTTTCCCAA GTTCCTGTCCATGCTGGAGGAGGAAGTCTACAGCCACAGCTCTCCCATCTGGAACCAAGACTTTTCATCAGGGGCCCCAGGGGCTCAAATTGCCGTCCATACCG TAGTCAGTGCGCCCCCGGTGGCCAGGCCCGTGTACTACAGCATCAGCCCCACGTCGTGCGTGGACCTTTCGAGCGGCGCCATTAGTCCTGCCAGGAAAACACAGACAGTTCTGGAGCCAAGTCCCG CAGTTGGTGAGAAGCGCAAGCTCTCGGAACCCCTCCCCCAAGAGGAGAACAAGAGGCCCAGAGTGGTGGGAGACATTcccatggagctcatcaacgagGTGATGGCTACCATCGCGGACCCCACCGTCCCAGAG CAGACGGGCCTGCTGTCGGCCCACTCAGCGCGCGACGAAGCGGCCCGCCTGGAGGAGCGGCGAGGCGTGATCGAGTTCCACGTCATCGGCAACTCGCTGCACCAGAAGCCCAACAAGAGGATTCTCATGTGGCTGGTGGGCCTGCAGAACGTCTTCTCGCACCAGCTGCCACGCATGCCCAAGGAGTACATCACGCGCCTCGTCTTTGACCC GAAGCACAAGACGCTGTCGCTGATCAAGGACGGCCGCGTGATCGGCGGAATCTGCTTTCGGATGTTTCCATCCCAAGGCTTCACCGAAATTGTTTTCTGCGCCGTCAGCTCCAACGAGCAGGTCAAG GGGTACGGCACCCACCTgatgaaccacctgaaggagtaTCACATCAAGCACCGCATCCTCAACTTCCTCACCTACGCCGACGAATACGCCATCGGATACTTCAAGAAGCAG gGCTTCTCTAAGGACATAAAGGTGCCTAAGGCCAAGTACGTGGGCTACATCAAGGACTACGAGGGAGCCACGCTCATGGGCTGCGAGCTCAACCCCAGCATTCCCTACACTGAGTTCTCCGTCATCATCAAGAAGCAAAAAGAG ATCATCAGGAAGCTGATCGAGAGGAAGCAGGTCCAGATCCGCAAGGTCTACCCGGGCCTTTCCTGCTTCAAGGACGGCGTCAGGCAAATTCCCATCGAGAGCATCCCCGGCATCC GTGAAACTGGTTGGAAGCCACCGGCCAGAGG GAAGGACGTGAAGGACGCCGAGCAGCTGTACGGCCAGCTCAAGAACATCCTGCAGCACGTCAAG AGTCACCAGAATGCTTGGCCCTTCATGGAGCCGGTCAAGAAGACGGAGGCGCCGGGCTACTACCAAGTCATCCGTTTCCCTATGG ACCTGAAGACCATGAGTGAGCGGCTCAAGAGTCGCTACTACACCACGCGCAAGCTCTTCATGGCTGACATGCAGCGCGTCTTCACCAACTGCCGCGAGTACAACCCACCCGAGAGCGAGTACTACAAGTGCGCCAACCTCCTAGAGAAGTTCTTCTACAACAAGATCAAGGAGGCTGGCCTCATCGACAA GTATTCAGGAACACACAGCCATTTTGATCTGAGGAACAATTCCACATGCAACCCTCGTGAGCAGTGTCGGCTGgattgtcttttggatttatttatctccactgGCTTGGATGAGAGAGATCCTGGATCACTGCAATTCTGTTGGATCCAAATGTCTGAAATCTCTTTGTTTGATTGTGGATGTATTTCAATACAGATGTGCTATCTGTGCAAAAAGTTGAATCATTGA
- the kat2b gene encoding histone acetyltransferase KAT2B isoform X4: protein MADNAGIQQGSPAIGAAGSTPAAPGPGGAEGSGAAGGSARISVKKAQLGTSPRHKKLEKLGIYSSCKAEGACKCNGWKSQNPPVTPPRNEQHPAAGNLHQPCRSCSHALGDHVSHLEHVPEDEINRLLGLVLDVEYLYTCVHKEEDADTKQVYFSLFKLLRKCILQMGKPMLEAQETPPFERPSIEQGVNNFVQYKFSHLPSKEHQTIVELAKMFLKQINCWQLETPSQRRQRLSNDDAAGYKANYTRWLCYSNVPRFCDSLPRHETTQIFGRTLLRSVFTVMRKQLLEQARQEKDKLPPEKRTLILTHFPKFLSMLEEEVYSHSSPIWNQDFSSGAPGAQIAVHTVVSAPPVARPVYYSISPTSCVDLSSGAISPARKTQTVLEPSPVGEKRKLSEPLPQEENKRPRVVGDIPMELINEVMATIADPTVPETGLLSAHSARDEAARLEERRGVIEFHVIGNSLHQKPNKRILMWLVGLQNVFSHQLPRMPKEYITRLVFDPKHKTLSLIKDGRVIGGICFRMFPSQGFTEIVFCAVSSNEQVKGYGTHLMNHLKEYHIKHRILNFLTYADEYAIGYFKKQGFSKDIKVPKAKYVGYIKDYEGATLMGCELNPSIPYTEFSVIIKKQKEIIRKLIERKQVQIRKVYPGLSCFKDGVRQIPIESIPGIRETGWKPPARGKDVKDAEQLYGQLKNILQHVKSHQNAWPFMEPVKKTEAPGYYQVIRFPMDLKTMSERLKSRYYTTRKLFMADMQRVFTNCREYNPPESEYYKCANLLEKFFYNKIKEAGLIDKYSGTHSHFDLRNNSTCNPREQCRLDCLLDLFISTGLDERDPGSLQFCWIQMSEISLFDCGCISIQMCYLCKKLNH from the exons ATGGCCGACAACGCAGGGATTCAGCAGGGCTCGCCGGCCATCGGCGCCGCGGGCTCGACTCCCGCCGCTCCGGGCCCGGGGGGCGCCGAGGGCTCTGGGGCCGCCGGAGGCTCCGCGCGGATCAGCGTCAAGAAGGCGCAGCTCGGCACGTCGCCTCGCcacaagaagcttgagaagCTCGGAATCTATTCGTCCTGCAAG GCAGAGGGCGCGTGCAAGTGCAATGGCTGGAAGAGTCAGAACCCGCCAGTCACGCCGCCGCGCAACGAGCAGCATCCCGCCGCCGGCAACCTGCACCAGCCCTGCCGCAGCTGTTCGCACGCTTTGG gGGATCACGTGAGCCACCTAGAGCATGTCCCTGAGGACGAGATAAATCGTCTGCTGGGTTTGGTGCTGGACGTGGAGTACTTGTACACATGCGTGCACAAGGAGGAGGACGCTGACACCAAGCAGGTCTACTTCTCCCTCTTCAAA CTCCTGAGGAAATGCATTCTCCAAATGGGCAAGCCCATGCTTGAAGCGCAGGAGACTCCGCCTTTCGAGAGACCCAGCATCGAGCAG GGCGTCAACAATTTTGTCCAGTACAAATTCAGCCACCTGCCGTCCAAAGAGCATCAGACCATTGTGGAGCTGGCCAAGATGTTCCTCAAGCAGATCAACTGCTGGCAGCTGGAGACGCCGTCGCAGAGGCGCCAGAGACTCTCCAACGACGATGCGGCCGGATACAAGGCCAATTACACCAG GTGGCTGTGCTACAGCAACGTGCCTCGCTTCTGCGACAGCCTGCCGCGCCACGAGACCACACAGATCTTCGGCCGCACGCTGCTGCGTTCCGTCTTCACCGTCATGCGCAAGCAGCTGCTGGAGCAGGCCAGGCAGGAGAAGGACAAGCTGCCACCTGAGAAGAGGACGCTCATCCTCACGCACTTTCCCAA GTTCCTGTCCATGCTGGAGGAGGAAGTCTACAGCCACAGCTCTCCCATCTGGAACCAAGACTTTTCATCAGGGGCCCCAGGGGCTCAAATTGCCGTCCATACCG TAGTCAGTGCGCCCCCGGTGGCCAGGCCCGTGTACTACAGCATCAGCCCCACGTCGTGCGTGGACCTTTCGAGCGGCGCCATTAGTCCTGCCAGGAAAACACAGACAGTTCTGGAGCCAAGTCCCG TTGGTGAGAAGCGCAAGCTCTCGGAACCCCTCCCCCAAGAGGAGAACAAGAGGCCCAGAGTGGTGGGAGACATTcccatggagctcatcaacgagGTGATGGCTACCATCGCGGACCCCACCGTCCCAGAG ACGGGCCTGCTGTCGGCCCACTCAGCGCGCGACGAAGCGGCCCGCCTGGAGGAGCGGCGAGGCGTGATCGAGTTCCACGTCATCGGCAACTCGCTGCACCAGAAGCCCAACAAGAGGATTCTCATGTGGCTGGTGGGCCTGCAGAACGTCTTCTCGCACCAGCTGCCACGCATGCCCAAGGAGTACATCACGCGCCTCGTCTTTGACCC GAAGCACAAGACGCTGTCGCTGATCAAGGACGGCCGCGTGATCGGCGGAATCTGCTTTCGGATGTTTCCATCCCAAGGCTTCACCGAAATTGTTTTCTGCGCCGTCAGCTCCAACGAGCAGGTCAAG GGGTACGGCACCCACCTgatgaaccacctgaaggagtaTCACATCAAGCACCGCATCCTCAACTTCCTCACCTACGCCGACGAATACGCCATCGGATACTTCAAGAAGCAG gGCTTCTCTAAGGACATAAAGGTGCCTAAGGCCAAGTACGTGGGCTACATCAAGGACTACGAGGGAGCCACGCTCATGGGCTGCGAGCTCAACCCCAGCATTCCCTACACTGAGTTCTCCGTCATCATCAAGAAGCAAAAAGAG ATCATCAGGAAGCTGATCGAGAGGAAGCAGGTCCAGATCCGCAAGGTCTACCCGGGCCTTTCCTGCTTCAAGGACGGCGTCAGGCAAATTCCCATCGAGAGCATCCCCGGCATCC GTGAAACTGGTTGGAAGCCACCGGCCAGAGG GAAGGACGTGAAGGACGCCGAGCAGCTGTACGGCCAGCTCAAGAACATCCTGCAGCACGTCAAG AGTCACCAGAATGCTTGGCCCTTCATGGAGCCGGTCAAGAAGACGGAGGCGCCGGGCTACTACCAAGTCATCCGTTTCCCTATGG ACCTGAAGACCATGAGTGAGCGGCTCAAGAGTCGCTACTACACCACGCGCAAGCTCTTCATGGCTGACATGCAGCGCGTCTTCACCAACTGCCGCGAGTACAACCCACCCGAGAGCGAGTACTACAAGTGCGCCAACCTCCTAGAGAAGTTCTTCTACAACAAGATCAAGGAGGCTGGCCTCATCGACAA GTATTCAGGAACACACAGCCATTTTGATCTGAGGAACAATTCCACATGCAACCCTCGTGAGCAGTGTCGGCTGgattgtcttttggatttatttatctccactgGCTTGGATGAGAGAGATCCTGGATCACTGCAATTCTGTTGGATCCAAATGTCTGAAATCTCTTTGTTTGATTGTGGATGTATTTCAATACAGATGTGCTATCTGTGCAAAAAGTTGAATCATTGA